The Celeribacter marinus genome window below encodes:
- a CDS encoding triose-phosphate isomerase, producing the protein MTQPDFWIGTSWKMNKTLAQAQVFAAGLVDAEPASDARIQRFVIPSFTTAREVAQVLKDTSVKVGAQNMHWADAGAWTGEISPVMLKDCGLDIVELGHSERRTHFGETDETVGLKTQAAVRHGLTPLICIGETLLEREAGRAQEVLEAQVRGALAKLDASQRSAEILFAYEPVWAIGENGIPATSQYADARQADIIDVARDVLGRKVPCLYGGSVNPQNCEDLISCPHIDGLFIGRSAWDVAGYLDILTMCSAKI; encoded by the coding sequence ATGACACAGCCAGACTTTTGGATCGGCACAAGTTGGAAGATGAATAAAACGCTCGCACAGGCACAGGTGTTTGCGGCGGGTCTTGTCGATGCGGAGCCTGCATCCGATGCGCGCATTCAGCGCTTTGTCATTCCATCCTTCACAACGGCGCGTGAGGTTGCGCAGGTTTTGAAAGATACCTCGGTAAAGGTCGGTGCGCAAAACATGCATTGGGCGGATGCAGGCGCATGGACGGGTGAAATCTCGCCGGTGATGCTCAAAGATTGCGGACTTGATATTGTCGAGCTAGGCCACTCCGAACGGCGCACGCATTTTGGCGAGACTGACGAAACCGTTGGATTGAAAACACAGGCCGCGGTGCGTCACGGTCTTACCCCGCTCATCTGTATCGGTGAGACATTGCTTGAGCGCGAGGCGGGGCGCGCCCAAGAGGTCTTGGAGGCCCAAGTGCGCGGCGCGCTCGCCAAATTGGATGCGTCACAACGATCTGCTGAAATCCTATTTGCTTACGAACCTGTTTGGGCGATTGGCGAAAACGGTATTCCCGCAACCTCACAATATGCGGACGCACGACAGGCCGATATCATCGACGTGGCGCGAGACGTTTTGGGACGCAAGGTGCCCTGTCTTTATGGTGGATCGGTGAACCCGCAAAATTGCGAAGACCTGATATCATGCCCACATATCGATGGCCTGTTTATTGGCCGCTCGGCGTGGGACGTTGCGGGCTACCTCGACATTCTGACCATGTGCAGCGCCAAAATCTAA
- a CDS encoding winged helix-turn-helix domain-containing protein: MLARFSSNTSSARSARIVAFGVAAIVLILLATAAFLFANLPDANAFNARVERIFVENDLTTGAQIKFLEILAQSGTAFSDTLASYRMVMFVLLIFATALLVAALVFLVTIVAMNRRMSEIERAGLQVSSLHISRSENAVYLNDMAFQLTPAAMETMSVLAEARLDGDMLSGAEIEALISGRLSADCDEAAGATRIKRLRDTLGNQMVSEMLVKNVARKGYILSVSKDVIKML, translated from the coding sequence GTGCTGGCGCGTTTTTCCTCAAATACAAGTAGCGCACGATCCGCACGGATTGTGGCATTTGGTGTGGCCGCCATTGTCCTCATCCTATTGGCGACAGCTGCGTTTCTCTTTGCCAACCTGCCAGATGCAAACGCGTTTAACGCGCGTGTCGAGCGGATATTTGTCGAAAACGATTTGACGACTGGTGCGCAGATCAAGTTTCTGGAAATCCTTGCGCAATCCGGTACGGCCTTTTCGGACACACTCGCAAGCTACCGAATGGTGATGTTCGTGTTATTGATTTTCGCCACGGCCTTGCTCGTCGCGGCCTTGGTATTTTTGGTGACCATCGTCGCCATGAACCGCCGCATGAGCGAGATTGAACGGGCGGGCCTTCAGGTGTCCAGCTTGCACATTTCACGTAGCGAAAACGCCGTGTACCTCAACGATATGGCATTCCAACTGACGCCCGCAGCAATGGAAACGATGTCGGTTCTGGCCGAAGCGCGCCTAGATGGTGACATGCTTTCTGGGGCAGAGATCGAGGCCTTGATTTCGGGGCGCCTGTCAGCGGATTGCGACGAAGCGGCCGGGGCGACACGCATCAAACGACTGCGCGACACATTGGGAAATCAAATGGTCAGCGAAATGTTGGTCAAGAATGTCGCCCGCAAAGGCTATATATTGTCGGTCTCAAAAGACGTCATAAAGATGCTCTAG
- a CDS encoding alkane 1-monooxygenase produces the protein MNMAKISTRNAVPFWLSLGIVPLLWIGALKGGWWTVLVPLYAWHLFAALDALFGLNRDNPDPETPDKELFWYRLVTLVWFPVQFVNIFGLIYFVTHTDHLSTLATIVLFFGLGVSSGSVGIVYAHELLHQRNTTERWLGDLLLSSVLYSHFRTEHLLVHHTHVGTRRDAVTALYNEGFHHYFFRVLRECPRSAWDAEKAMLSRRGLTVWHPRNPHFRYWTLQLMMLILAVLLGGTVGLFLFVWQALVAVWQLELTNYIEHYGLTRRHLGDGKYEHVKPHHSWNAAHMATNWLLINLQRHSDHHYKPDRRFPLLQNYDESDAPQLPYGYTVMGFIAVVPSLWRRVMNRKVRAWRAQYYPDIEDWDDYKNGRNPLPPL, from the coding sequence ATGAATATGGCCAAAATTTCCACCCGAAACGCGGTGCCGTTTTGGCTCTCTCTTGGCATTGTTCCGCTATTGTGGATCGGCGCGCTCAAGGGTGGGTGGTGGACCGTTTTAGTACCACTGTACGCATGGCACCTCTTTGCCGCGTTGGATGCTCTATTTGGCTTGAACCGTGATAACCCTGACCCAGAAACACCGGATAAAGAGTTGTTTTGGTATCGGCTCGTGACGCTGGTTTGGTTTCCCGTTCAATTCGTGAATATCTTTGGATTGATCTACTTTGTAACCCACACCGATCACTTGTCGACGTTGGCCACGATTGTCCTGTTTTTCGGCTTGGGTGTGTCGTCGGGTAGCGTTGGTATTGTCTACGCTCACGAGCTTTTGCACCAACGCAATACAACGGAACGATGGCTTGGTGATCTGTTGCTATCCTCGGTTCTGTACTCGCATTTTCGTACCGAACATTTGCTGGTGCATCATACCCATGTTGGCACACGGCGCGATGCGGTGACCGCGCTCTATAACGAGGGGTTCCACCACTATTTCTTTCGGGTTTTACGCGAATGTCCGCGCTCGGCATGGGACGCGGAAAAGGCGATGCTTTCGCGGCGCGGCTTGACCGTCTGGCATCCGCGCAATCCACATTTCCGCTATTGGACATTGCAACTTATGATGCTGATACTCGCCGTTCTACTGGGTGGCACTGTGGGTCTATTTCTCTTTGTGTGGCAAGCACTTGTCGCGGTTTGGCAATTGGAATTGACCAACTATATCGAACACTACGGACTAACCCGCCGCCATCTCGGGGATGGCAAATACGAGCACGTCAAACCCCACCATAGCTGGAACGCGGCGCATATGGCGACCAATTGGTTGCTGATCAATTTACAGCGCCATTCGGACCATCACTATAAGCCAGATCGCCGTTTTCCGCTGTTGCAAAACTACGATGAATCGGACGCGCCGCAACTGCCGTATGGCTACACCGTCATGGGATTTATTGCGGTGGTTCCCTCGCTATGGCGCCGCGTTATGAACCGCAAAGTACGCGCGTGGCGGGCACAGTATTATCCCGATATTGAGGATTGGGATGACTACAAAAATGGTCGCAACCCACTTCCACCTCTTTAG
- a CDS encoding DsbA family protein: MNRRTFLSTTALAVTGFVTSFAMPSFAQDADAAEPATVVVPDLTMGDDNAPIEIIEYASYTCPHCASFHDAVFKALKADYIDTGKVKFTYREIYFDKFGLWASMVARCGGSMRYFGIQTLLYEQQSEWIAGGKDAMQIVENLRKIGKTAGLSDTDLDACMNNGEMAQAMYEKATKEAEADDISSTPSLVIDGVKHSNMSYADLKKILDEKLAE; encoded by the coding sequence ATGAACAGACGCACATTCCTTTCCACAACTGCACTTGCCGTAACCGGCTTTGTCACAAGCTTTGCAATGCCAAGTTTTGCCCAAGATGCCGATGCGGCCGAACCCGCGACCGTTGTGGTTCCTGATCTGACGATGGGGGATGACAATGCGCCGATCGAAATCATCGAATATGCGTCCTACACCTGTCCGCATTGTGCGAGCTTCCACGATGCCGTGTTTAAGGCGCTAAAGGCGGATTACATTGACACGGGCAAAGTGAAATTCACCTACCGCGAAATCTATTTTGACAAGTTTGGCCTGTGGGCGTCGATGGTGGCGCGTTGCGGTGGGTCGATGCGGTATTTTGGCATCCAGACCTTGTTGTATGAACAGCAGTCCGAGTGGATTGCAGGCGGGAAAGATGCGATGCAAATCGTTGAGAACTTGCGCAAAATCGGGAAAACCGCGGGTCTGAGCGACACCGATCTCGATGCGTGCATGAACAACGGTGAAATGGCGCAGGCGATGTATGAAAAAGCCACAAAAGAGGCCGAAGCAGACGACATTAGTTCGACACCAAGCCTTGTGATTGATGGCGTCAAACATTCCAATATGTCCTATGCCGACCTCAAGAAAATTCTTGATGAAAAGCTGGCGGAGTAA
- a CDS encoding RpiB/LacA/LacB family sugar-phosphate isomerase, translated as MKLAIAGDTAGVGLATVLVTHLSDTYDVVDMSQTPEDGFYANMSDRVASAVIAGDVDRAILVCGTGIGVCLSANKVPGIRAAQCHDTYSAGKAATSNNAQIITMGARVIGAELAKSIAEAYLAASFDAGGASATNVAAIDALDVKYSKG; from the coding sequence ATGAAATTAGCAATTGCCGGTGATACCGCAGGTGTAGGCCTTGCCACTGTTCTCGTTACCCATTTGTCGGACACCTACGATGTCGTTGATATGTCCCAAACGCCAGAGGACGGTTTTTACGCCAACATGTCTGACCGCGTGGCATCCGCCGTGATCGCGGGCGATGTTGATCGTGCAATCTTGGTCTGTGGCACAGGGATTGGTGTCTGTTTGAGTGCAAACAAGGTTCCGGGTATTCGCGCGGCACAATGTCATGACACCTATTCGGCGGGCAAAGCGGCAACATCCAATAACGCCCAAATCATTACGATGGGGGCGCGCGTCATTGGTGCCGAATTGGCCAAGTCTATTGCTGAGGCCTATCTGGCGGCATCATTTGACGCGGGCGGCGCATCTGCAACCAATGTGGCGGCCATCGACGCGCTGGACGTAAAATATAGCAAGGGCTAG
- a CDS encoding TrbC/VirB2 family protein, producing MFANPAFAQSIDLSPVQNLLQGIVDTITGPLGIVIGTLALIGVFLTWLFGMLDFRQALWVLVAIAGIAAAPTIVTAIWAA from the coding sequence ATGTTTGCCAATCCCGCGTTTGCGCAGAGCATCGACCTCTCACCAGTGCAAAACCTTCTGCAAGGAATCGTCGACACAATCACTGGCCCTTTGGGCATTGTGATCGGCACCTTGGCCTTGATCGGTGTGTTCCTCACTTGGCTCTTTGGGATGTTGGACTTCCGCCAAGCCCTCTGGGTGCTCGTCGCGATCGCGGGCATTGCGGCGGCACCGACCATCGTGACCGCCATCTGGGCTGCGTGA
- a CDS encoding site-specific DNA-methyltransferase produces MTTKTREAATELPLNQILGGDCIEIMNSLPEGSVDLIFADPPYNLQLRGDLHRPDNSKVDAVDDDWDQFDSFKVYDNFTRDWLAAARRVLKPNGAIWAIGSYHNVYRMGAELQNQGFWILNDVVWRKSNPMPNFRGKRFTNAHETIIWASKNEAAKYTFNYEALKSLNEGIQMRSDWVLPICNGGERLKNEDGEKAHPTQKPESLLHRILVGTTNPGDVVLDPFFGTGTTGAVAKMLGREFIGIERESKYREVAQKRIDAVRKFDKDALRVSTSKRAEPRVPFGQLVERGMLRPGEELSSLNGRRTAKVRADGTLVSNDVKGSIHQVGAHLEGAPSCNGWTYWTFKRDGKQVPIDVLRQQIRAEMN; encoded by the coding sequence ATGACGACGAAAACACGTGAGGCAGCCACAGAGCTGCCGCTAAACCAGATTCTTGGTGGCGATTGCATCGAGATTATGAACAGCCTTCCCGAAGGATCTGTTGACCTGATCTTTGCAGATCCCCCGTATAACCTACAGCTGCGCGGTGATCTTCACCGCCCTGACAATTCCAAAGTTGACGCCGTTGACGACGATTGGGATCAGTTCGATAGCTTTAAGGTCTATGACAACTTTACCCGCGATTGGCTTGCCGCCGCGCGCCGTGTCCTCAAACCGAACGGTGCGATTTGGGCGATTGGCTCATATCACAACGTGTACCGCATGGGCGCCGAGCTCCAGAACCAAGGTTTCTGGATTCTGAATGACGTTGTGTGGCGCAAATCGAATCCGATGCCGAACTTTCGGGGCAAACGATTCACCAATGCCCACGAAACCATTATCTGGGCGTCCAAAAACGAAGCCGCGAAATACACGTTCAACTATGAGGCGCTCAAGTCGTTGAATGAGGGTATTCAGATGCGCTCCGATTGGGTCTTGCCGATTTGTAACGGTGGCGAACGTCTCAAAAATGAAGACGGCGAAAAAGCGCACCCAACGCAAAAACCCGAAAGCTTGTTGCACCGTATTCTGGTTGGCACGACCAATCCCGGCGATGTGGTGCTTGACCCGTTCTTTGGCACGGGCACAACCGGCGCTGTGGCCAAAATGCTAGGCCGTGAGTTCATCGGCATCGAGCGCGAATCCAAATACCGCGAAGTTGCTCAAAAACGCATCGACGCCGTGCGCAAGTTCGACAAAGACGCGTTGCGTGTCTCCACGTCCAAGCGCGCCGAACCACGTGTGCCGTTCGGCCAGTTGGTTGAGCGTGGCATGTTGCGTCCGGGTGAGGAGTTGTCCTCCCTGAACGGTCGTCGCACGGCAAAGGTACGCGCAGATGGAACTCTTGTGTCCAACGATGTCAAAGGGTCCATTCATCAGGTCGGTGCACATCTTGAGGGCGCGCCCTCGTGCAATGGCTGGACGTATTGGACGTTCAAACGGGATGGAAAACAGGTTCCGATTGATGTGCTTCGTCAACAAATCCGCGCGGAGATGAACTAG
- a CDS encoding ribonuclease HII, protein MVKTAPDYSFETDATARRYSRIVGVDEVGRGPLAGPVTACAVWLDPNRIPDGLNDSKALTEKRRIMLYEQIMEVADVSIASCSVEEIDEINILQASLRAMERAVAGLSVAADYVLVDGNKIPKAFGVDAEAIVKGDARSVSISAASIVAKTWRDSLMVDLAQQHPGYGWEKNAGYGTKLHLDGLRNLGVTPHHRRSFKPVHNILYQDK, encoded by the coding sequence ATGGTAAAAACAGCTCCAGACTATTCATTCGAAACAGATGCAACCGCACGCCGCTATTCACGTATCGTGGGTGTCGACGAAGTGGGGCGAGGCCCGCTGGCTGGTCCCGTCACGGCGTGCGCGGTATGGCTCGATCCAAATCGCATCCCCGATGGCCTCAATGATTCTAAAGCACTGACCGAAAAACGCCGCATCATGCTCTATGAGCAAATCATGGAGGTGGCCGATGTCTCTATCGCGTCATGTTCCGTTGAAGAGATCGACGAGATCAACATTTTACAGGCGTCTTTGCGGGCGATGGAGCGGGCCGTAGCGGGGCTGAGTGTCGCGGCCGATTACGTTCTTGTGGATGGCAATAAGATTCCCAAGGCGTTCGGCGTTGATGCCGAGGCAATTGTGAAAGGCGACGCGCGTTCCGTGTCGATTTCTGCCGCATCAATAGTTGCGAAAACATGGCGCGATAGTTTGATGGTGGATTTAGCGCAACAGCACCCGGGATATGGGTGGGAAAAGAACGCCGGATATGGGACAAAATTGCATCTAGATGGGCTGCGAAATCTTGGGGTGACCCCTCACCATAGACGTTCGTTCAAGCCAGTACACAACATCTTGTATCAAGATAAATAA
- a CDS encoding DUF721 domain-containing protein, translated as MAVTPEKKIARRRKGFEITSGLLQARIRSATETRGFSETRLLTHWPEVVGEQTAAMARPIKVSYAKGAFGATLTLLTTGAFAPMLQADLPKIRDRVNSVYGFNAINRIHITQTAPTGFTEGRVQFETAKKETKPALDPALVHEAHEISTGVNDEGLRAALDRLGANVLTKNANQS; from the coding sequence ATGGCCGTGACACCGGAGAAAAAAATAGCGCGTAGGCGAAAAGGGTTCGAGATCACCTCGGGTCTTTTGCAGGCGCGCATCCGGTCGGCCACCGAAACGCGTGGGTTTTCCGAAACGCGGCTATTGACCCATTGGCCCGAAGTGGTCGGCGAACAGACCGCCGCAATGGCGCGCCCGATCAAGGTGTCGTATGCCAAGGGCGCATTTGGCGCGACACTCACACTTTTGACCACCGGCGCGTTTGCGCCCATGCTTCAGGCGGATTTGCCAAAAATCCGTGACCGTGTGAATTCTGTTTACGGGTTCAACGCCATCAACAGAATTCACATTACTCAGACCGCACCAACGGGTTTTACCGAGGGCCGCGTTCAGTTTGAAACAGCGAAAAAAGAGACAAAACCCGCCCTTGATCCTGCTTTGGTTCATGAGGCGCACGAGATATCGACGGGCGTCAATGACGAGGGCTTGCGTGCTGCGCTAGATCGTCTTGGGGCCAACGTTCTAACCAAAAACGCCAACCAATCATAG
- a CDS encoding type IV secretion system protein VirB3, whose protein sequence is MATQTPLFLGLIRPPKLIGLPIMYAMVWLFGFVLIFLWVQSWPVIIIAALAYPALWKAADWDPAFLEVMVTALQETPPTPNRKIHSGDSYAA, encoded by the coding sequence ATGGCAACGCAAACCCCTCTTTTTCTGGGCCTAATCCGGCCGCCAAAGCTCATCGGGCTGCCGATCATGTATGCGATGGTTTGGCTCTTCGGGTTTGTGTTGATATTTCTGTGGGTCCAAAGCTGGCCGGTGATCATCATCGCCGCTCTGGCTTATCCGGCGCTGTGGAAAGCCGCTGACTGGGATCCGGCCTTTCTTGAGGTGATGGTCACCGCGCTGCAAGAGACCCCGCCCACCCCGAACCGCAAGATCCATTCGGGTGACAGTTATGCAGCGTGA
- the lpxK gene encoding tetraacyldisaccharide 4'-kinase codes for MREPKFWSNPAQHPGLMTRILTPLGAIYASQTARRAAKTGYKSSVPVICVGNINAGGTGKTPTVIALAQRLIERGKSVHVVSRGYGGSLHGPVRVNERSHNADQVGDEPLLIAAFTPTWVAKDRADGVRLAEKDGADVILLDDGMQNGSVQKDATFVVVDAHRGFGNGRVIPAGPLREPIERGLMRADAVVSIGDAAAQDRFSGLWADTVTVPRVRANLAPLQTGFDWADQPVLAFAGIGHPEKFFATLRGLGAHLRRAEALNDHQPLSMQLMTRLEIEALALGAQMVTTEKDAVRLPRAFRQKVVTLPVRLMSEDWSVIDAKLAQLGLD; via the coding sequence ATGAGAGAGCCCAAATTCTGGTCTAATCCTGCACAACACCCCGGTTTAATGACGCGCATATTAACGCCGCTTGGCGCGATCTATGCCAGTCAGACCGCGCGGCGCGCTGCCAAAACAGGCTACAAATCCAGCGTTCCTGTCATTTGTGTCGGCAACATAAACGCGGGCGGAACAGGCAAGACACCGACCGTCATCGCCCTCGCTCAACGCCTTATCGAACGCGGCAAATCGGTGCATGTCGTATCTCGCGGCTACGGCGGATCACTCCACGGCCCTGTCCGCGTCAACGAGCGCAGCCACAACGCGGATCAAGTGGGCGACGAGCCTCTTTTGATTGCCGCATTCACACCGACATGGGTCGCCAAAGACCGAGCGGACGGTGTGCGCCTCGCTGAGAAAGATGGCGCAGATGTCATCTTGCTCGATGACGGAATGCAAAACGGCAGCGTTCAAAAGGACGCCACATTCGTTGTCGTAGATGCCCATCGCGGATTTGGAAACGGTCGGGTTATTCCGGCGGGGCCACTGCGCGAACCTATCGAACGCGGATTGATGCGCGCAGATGCCGTGGTGTCCATCGGGGACGCCGCAGCTCAGGACCGGTTTTCAGGTCTATGGGCCGACACCGTGACCGTGCCGCGCGTTCGTGCCAACCTTGCACCGCTACAAACTGGGTTCGATTGGGCGGATCAGCCCGTTCTGGCTTTTGCAGGAATCGGCCATCCTGAAAAGTTCTTTGCGACATTGAGGGGGCTCGGAGCGCACTTGCGTCGTGCAGAGGCATTGAACGATCATCAGCCTCTCTCCATGCAATTGATGACGCGCCTTGAAATCGAAGCTCTCGCCTTGGGCGCGCAGATGGTCACAACGGAAAAAGACGCGGTGCGATTGCCCCGCGCCTTTCGCCAAAAAGTCGTTACCCTACCCGTGCGCCTGATGAGCGAGGATTGGTCGGTTATCGACGCAAAACTCGCTCAACTGGGTTTAGACTAA
- the mutY gene encoding A/G-specific adenine glycosylase, producing the protein MRDDLKCMQTAQTLLAWYDANARVLPWRVAPFDRAQGRAPDPYRVWLSEIMLQQTTVAAVKAYFERFTALWPTVQDLAAAPDDAVMAEWAGLGYYARARNLLKCARAVVADYDGVFPHDHATLLTLPGIGPYTASAVSAIAFDAPETVLDGNVERVMSRLFLVEMPLPKSKPELMTLAQSLTPQLRAGDYAQAVMDLGATVCTPKSPACGICPLRRECRALAAGIAAELPKKDPKKPKPVRLGHVYVSRTIADEWVLEKRPEKGLLGGMLGWPTSDWNEAPSARPPFTSDWHSIGEVRHTFTHFHLILQVHTAVTVAVPEGAVLRPNAAFRPSDLPTLMRKAFDLARTTIEN; encoded by the coding sequence ATGCGTGACGACCTGAAATGTATGCAAACCGCCCAGACGCTTTTGGCATGGTATGACGCCAATGCGCGGGTTTTGCCGTGGCGCGTTGCGCCCTTTGATCGCGCCCAAGGCCGCGCACCTGATCCCTACCGTGTTTGGCTTTCGGAGATCATGTTGCAACAAACAACCGTGGCCGCCGTCAAAGCCTATTTCGAACGCTTTACCGCGCTATGGCCCACGGTCCAAGATCTGGCGGCAGCACCAGATGATGCGGTCATGGCAGAGTGGGCGGGACTTGGATACTACGCGCGGGCGCGCAATCTCCTAAAGTGCGCACGTGCTGTCGTCGCTGATTATGATGGTGTGTTTCCGCATGACCACGCAACGCTTTTGACCCTACCCGGGATTGGGCCGTACACCGCCTCGGCCGTGTCCGCGATCGCCTTTGACGCGCCCGAAACGGTCCTTGATGGCAATGTCGAGCGCGTCATGTCGCGGCTGTTTTTGGTGGAAATGCCACTGCCAAAGTCCAAACCCGAATTGATGACATTGGCGCAAAGCCTTACGCCCCAATTGCGGGCGGGCGACTATGCGCAGGCCGTCATGGACCTCGGCGCAACGGTGTGCACGCCGAAATCACCGGCCTGCGGGATTTGCCCGCTAAGACGAGAATGCCGTGCCCTCGCCGCAGGGATCGCGGCAGAGTTGCCCAAGAAAGACCCTAAAAAGCCCAAACCCGTGCGCCTTGGGCATGTCTACGTCTCACGCACGATTGCGGATGAGTGGGTTCTGGAAAAGCGGCCCGAAAAAGGTTTGTTGGGTGGGATGCTCGGATGGCCAACCTCGGATTGGAATGAGGCGCCCAGCGCCCGCCCGCCATTCACTTCAGATTGGCATTCGATCGGCGAAGTGCGTCATACATTTACGCATTTCCACCTTATTCTTCAGGTGCATACGGCGGTGACCGTGGCGGTACCGGAGGGTGCGGTTTTGCGGCCCAATGCGGCGTTTCGCCCCTCCGATTTACCAACGCTCATGCGAAAGGCATTTGACCTTGCCCGCACAACGATTGAGAATTGA
- a CDS encoding DeoR/GlpR family DNA-binding transcription regulator yields the protein MKRDERRQDILDLLVRDGAVDLDVLAVRFGVSKMTIHRDLDDLESAGVLRKMRGGATIEAGTQFESDFRFRTQLGGAAKAAMAEAALTLIEPGMSVIINDGSMAAVLGARLVEKRPLTVLTNNAAVLDTLKGQTGITLVALGGTYSAKFNAYFGMVTEAALASLRADLAFVSSPAVSGTDVFHMDADVIRTKRAMMGAATKTCLLVNQSRFGHTALHKLADLSAFDTIITNGAPDADSRAALDAAGLTLTIAQQHMDDVT from the coding sequence ATGAAACGAGACGAGCGTAGGCAGGATATTCTGGATCTCTTGGTGCGCGATGGTGCCGTCGATCTTGATGTGCTGGCGGTCCGGTTCGGCGTGTCGAAAATGACCATCCACCGCGATCTCGATGACTTGGAAAGTGCAGGCGTGCTGCGCAAAATGCGCGGTGGTGCCACGATCGAAGCGGGGACTCAATTCGAGAGCGATTTTAGGTTTCGCACCCAACTGGGCGGTGCCGCAAAGGCCGCGATGGCTGAGGCCGCGTTGACCCTAATCGAGCCTGGGATGAGCGTTATCATCAATGACGGGTCGATGGCGGCGGTGCTTGGTGCGCGTCTCGTGGAAAAGCGCCCTTTGACGGTGTTGACCAATAATGCCGCCGTTCTCGACACCCTCAAAGGTCAGACTGGGATCACATTGGTGGCGCTTGGCGGCACGTATTCGGCCAAATTCAACGCCTATTTCGGCATGGTGACGGAGGCCGCATTGGCATCGTTGCGGGCCGATCTGGCGTTTGTATCGTCGCCGGCTGTTTCGGGTACGGATGTGTTTCACATGGACGCGGATGTCATACGGACCAAACGCGCCATGATGGGGGCGGCGACCAAAACCTGTTTGCTCGTCAACCAAAGCCGTTTTGGCCATACCGCCCTGCACAAACTCGCGGACCTGTCTGCGTTCGATACGATTATTACAAACGGTGCGCCTGATGCGGACAGCCGTGCAGCACTTGATGCGGCGGGACTGACGCTGACGATTGCTCAACAACATATGGATGACGTGACATGA